A stretch of DNA from Deinococcota bacterium:
CGCTCTATATGACGGGTGCCTTTGTGGCCGCCAGCGTCACCGCCGCGACCGGCAACTTTCTCTGGGGGCTCTTGGCCGGCGTCGCCGCCGCGGGGGTCGTCGGCATGCTGATCGAGTTCACCATCATGCGCCGGCTCTACAGGCGCGACCACTTGGACCAGGTGCTGGCGACCTTCGGGCTGATCCTCTTCTTCAACGAGCTGGTGCGGGTTACCTGGGGCAGGCCGCCGCTGCGGCTCGACGTGCCCCCCTGGCTGGCCGGCTCGGTCGAGTTAATTCCCGGCGTCCCCTACCCCGTCTACCGCCTGGCGGTGATCGCCGTCGGGGCGCTAGTCATGCTGCTCCTCTACGGGCTGGTGCAAAAGACCAAGCTCGGCATGTGGATCCGCGCGGGCGCCAGCAACCGCGAGATGGTAGGCGCCTTGGGCGTCAACATCGCCTCCCTCTACACCGTCGTCTTCGGACTTGGGGCGCTGTTGGCGGGCCTCGCCGGCATCATGGCGGCGCCCTTTACCGCGGTTCAGTCGGGCATGGGCGAGACGATTCTGATCCTCACCTTCGTGGTGATCGTGATCGGCGGCATCGGCTCGATCCGGGGCGCGGTGGTGGGCTCCTTGCTGGTCGGCCTCACCGATACGCTGGGGCGCGTCTACCTGCCTACCCTCTTGAGCGTGGCGCTGTCGCCTTCCGACGCCAACGCCGTCGGCAGCTCGCTCGCCTCGATGTCGATCTACATCCTGATGGCCGTCGTCCTGGCCCTGAAACCCTCGGGCCTGTTCGGAGAGGGCATTAAGTGAGAGCCGGGAGGTGAGACGCCACGGCTTCACCCTCGCCGTCCTCTTGCTGCTCGGCGTCGCGCCTTTAATCGCCGAGGCCGCGGGCGAGCGCTTTCTCGTCTCGGCCTTGGCAAGGGTCGCCATCTACGGCCTCGCCGCCCTGAGCCTCAACTTCATCCTCGGCTACGGCGGGCTCGTCTCCTTTGGCCACGCCGCCTTTTTGGGCGTCGGCGCCTACACCGTGGGCATCCTCTCCTACCACGCCTTCTACGGCGAGCCCGTCCTCGGTTTCACCAGCGAGGCGCTCTTCAACCAGGCGCTCTTCGTCTGGCCGCTCGCCATGTTCGTCTCCGCGCTCTTTGCGCTGCTGATCGGCGTCATCTCGCTGCGCACCAGGGGCGTCTACTTCATCATGATCACGCTGGCCTTTGCCCAGATGCTCTACTTCTTCGCGCTCACCCTGCGGCGCTACGGCGGCGAGGACGGCCTGGCCTTGTGGTGGGGGCCAAACGCCTTTGGCACGCTCGACCTCAGCGACCGCATGCTCTTCTTCTACGTCGCTTACGGCCTGCTGGTGCTGTGGGTCTTTCTCTTTCACCGCATCGTCCACTCGCGCTTCGGGCGGGTCCTGCGCGGCCTCAAAAGCAACGAGCTGCGCATGCGCGCGCTCGGCTACCGGCCGCTGCCCTACCGGCTCGCCGCCTTTTGCATCGCCGGGGCGGTGGGCGGCTTAGCCGGCGCCATGCTCGCCAACCTGAGCGAGTTCGTCAGCCCCGGCGTGATGCACTGGTCGCGCTCGGGCCAGCTCATGGTGATGGTCATCATGGGCGGCATGAACACGCTTGTCGGTCCCGTCGTCGGCGCGGGCGCGTTCTTGCTGATGGAGGAGGCGCTCATCGCCTACACCGAGCACTGGGGGCTCTTCCTGGGGCCGATTCTCATCCTCATCGTGCTCTTCGCCAAGCGCGGCCTGGCCGGGCTGTTCAGCCGAGACGACTGAGATGGTCAAGCCTGAGACGGTCAAAGTTGAGACGGTCAAGCCCGAGACGGTCAAGCCCGAGCGGCTCGAGGGCGAAGGGGCCGTCTTGCAGGCGCTGGGACTGCAAAAGTCCTTCGGGGCGCTGATGGCGACCAGGGACTTGAGCCTGAGGCTCCATCACGGCCGGATCCACGCCTTGATCGGCCCCAACGGCGCGGGCAAGACGACCGCGCTCGCCCAGCTTAGCGGGGAACTCAGGCCCGACCGCGGCCGAGTGCTCGTTGACGGCCAAGACATCACCGGTCTCGACATGGCCCGCCGCGCCAAGCTGGGTATCGCCCGCTCGTTTCAGATCACCGCCGTCTTGGAGGGCTTCACCGCGCTCGAGAACGTCGCCCTGGCGGTGCAGGCCAGGAGTTCTCACCACTTCCGCTTCTGGCGCGACGCCCGCCGCGAGCGGGCGCTGAGCGAGCCGGCGCGGAGGCTGCTGGAGCGCGTCGGCCTCGGCGACAAGGCGGAAACGCCCGCCGCCAGCCTCTCGCACGGCCAAAAGCGGCAGCTCGAAGTCGCCATGGCGCTCGCCACAGAACCCAGGGTGCTCCTCTTGGACGAGCCGATGGCCGGCATGGGCCCAAGCGAGACCGCCGCCATGACCGAGCTCATCCGCGCCGTCAAAGCCGATCACGCCGTCCTCCTGGTCGAGCACGACATGGCCGTGGTCTTCGCCCTGGCCGACGAGGTGAGCGTGCTCGTCTACGGCAGCGTCATCGCCTCCGGCACGCCCCAGGAGGTGCGGGCGAGTCCGGAGGCGCGGCGCGCCTACCTAAAAGGCTGATGCTCGAGCTGAACGGCGTCGAGACCGCCTACGGAAGCTCCCAGGTGCTCTTCGGCGTCAGCCTCACCGTCGGCGAGCGCGAGGTGGTCGGGCTCTTGGGCCGCAACGGCATGGGCAAGACGACGACGGTGAGGGCGATCATGGGCCTGACCCCGCCCAGGGCCGGCAGCATCCTCTTCGCCGGCCGCGCCATTCACAGGGCGCCGCCCTATGTGATCGCGCGCCTCGGCATCGGTCTGGTGCCCGAGGGACGGCAGGTCTTTCCCAACCTTAGCGTCCAGGAGAACCTCGTCGCCACCGCCCGCAACCCCTTCGGGCGCAAGGATCCTTGGACCTTAGGGCGCGTCTACGCGCTCTTCCCCGCCTTGGACGCGAGACGCAGCAACATGGGCAACCAGCTCTCGGGCGGCGAGCAGCAGATGCTGGCCATCGGCCGGGCGCTGCTCACCAACCCCCGGCTGCTCATCCTCGACGAGGCCACCGAAGGCTTGGCGCCGCTCTTGCGCGCCGAGATCTGGCGCAGCATTCGGCTGCTCAAAGAGGGCGGCCAGGCCATTTTAGTCATCGACAGCAACCTGAGGGAACTGCTCAAGGTGACAGACCGCAACACCATCCTCGAGAAGGGCCGCATCGTCTGGACGGGAGATTCAGACGAGCTCGAGGCGCAGCCCGAGCTCAAGACCCGTTACCTGGGCATTTGAACCTCGGTACATTCAGCATCATTCGGTACCGTGTTATGGTCAGCAGTCACGGCAATCGCTCTCTTACCCGGCACCCTTTTACTCACTTTTACGCTGCGGAGAGCACCAAGTCTGGCTATTTTCTTGCCCTGGCGACGCCTGCTGCTCTGGAAGGCCTGAAGGTCACCACAAGCCCGGACCCGTGTGTGCTCGAGCCGCGTCAATCCACCGTCAGCGAAAACTGCCGCGCCACCGCCGAATCGAAGGAGACGACCACCCGCCAGAGGCCGGGGACGAGTTCAACCTCTCCGGGCAGGAAAACAATGCGCTCCTCGCCCGCCTGCTCGATCCAGATGGACTCCGAAACCTGCAGGCGGTTTGGCCCGAACCACTGCAGGGCGAGCCAGCCGGGCTCGGGCACCTCGCTCAGGCTCAGCCGGAGCACCAGCCGCCCGTCCTCGGCGGCGAGGCCCCCAGAGCCCCGCAGCTCGAGCACCGGCTCCCAGACCTGGGCCTCGGGGATGAGCGGGATATAGGCGAGCGAGCAGGCGGGCAAGAGCAGCAGGGTGAGCGCGAGCATGAGGGTTTTCATCAACGTGCCTCCGGCAGGAGCAGGGCGGAGAGCAGCGCGACCGGCGCGGTCTCCGCCCGCAGGATTCGGGGTCCCAGCCTAACGGGACGAAAGCCCTCTTGGGTGAGAAGCTCGAGCTCGGCTCCCGTGAGCCCGCCCTCGGGGCCGGTCAGGACCAGGAGCGGGCCGGCCCCTGGCAACGCCAGCTCGGTGAGGCTGGTTGCGGCGCGTGGGTCGGCCACCAGCGCTTCCTCGCCTCGCAGCTCCTCCAGCGCGACCAGCTCCGTCACCTCCGGGACGACCGCCCGCCCCGACTGCTTGCCCGCCTCCTGGGCAACCCGCCGCCAGCGCCTGAGCTTGTTCGCCGAGAGCACCCTCACGTCGCAGCGGGAGGTGAGGACGGGGATGAAGCGCGCGGCGCCCAGTTCGGTGCCGTGCCGCACCACGTCGCTCATCTTGTCGCCCTTTAAGAGCGCCACCGCCAAGGTGACCTCGAGGGGCGACTCGCGCGTCGTTTCGACGGGAGCCTCGAGCTCGAGCGCCACCGCGACCTCGGCTATGCTCATGACGCGGCCGTCCGCCTCCACGCCCTCGCCGTCGAAGGCCCTGACGGCGTCACCCGGCCGCAGCCGCAGGACCCGGCTCAGGTGATGCGCGTCCGGGCCGACGAGGAGCCGCTCGCCCGCTGCCAACTCGGGCAGGTAGACCCGCCGGACTCTCACGGTGCGACCCTCACGGCAGCACCCTCACGGTCTCGCCGTCACCAGCGCCCAGCCGTCTTGGGGTTCACTCGCCACCTCGGAAAAGTGCTCACCGAGGGCGTTCAAGACGAGTCCCAGGCGCGCCTCCAAGATGCCCGTCGCCAGCAGCACGCCTCCGGGGCGCAGGACCCGGCGGTAGTCGGGCGCCAACTCGGCGTGCAGCTCGGCGAAGAGGTTGGCGACGACCACATCCGCGGAGGCGTCCGCCACCCCGCTGTCCAACACCCCCTCGCGGAAACGCGCGGCCGAGCGGTTGAGCGCGCGGTTGCTCCTGGCGACCGACACCGTGGCCGGGTCGATGTCGATGCCAAGCGCGTCCTCAGCGCCCAACAGGTCGGCGGCGATAGCCAAGATGCCCGAGCCCGAGCCCACATCGAGAACGGCCTTGCCGGCGAGCTCGAGGGCTTCGAGCGCCCTCAGGGCGAGCTGCGTGGTGAGGTGGTGGCCGGTGCCGAAGGCCATGCCGGGGTCGAGCCGGAGCAGGCGCTCGCCCGGCCCCGCTTCTACCAGACAGTGGGTCGGCGAGACCAGCAGGCGGCCGCTGCGCAGGGGCTTCAGCTCGGCATAGTACTTCGCCAGCCAGTCCACCTCGTCCACGCCCCGCCACTCGCCCGCCAGGGGCAACTCGACCTGCTCGTCGAAGTAGGCGATGACGGCGCCGTCCCTCTCCTCGAGGCCGCGGCAGCCCGCCTCCCAGAGCAGCAGGGTCTCGGCGTCGCGGCTCTCGAAGCTGCCCGGCAGGTGAAAGGCCGCTCTCACGCCACCTCCGAGAGGACCGCCACCCGCTCGTCCCAGGTCACGATCTCAAAGCCCAAGCGCTTGCCCTCCCGCAGATAGAACCCCAGGTTGGCCGTTTTGGTGACGGGCCCCAGCGACTTGCGGCCAAACTCCCTGGTGGCCGTCATGATCATGGTCTCGGCCATGCAGGCTGGGATCAAACCGTCGCCAAAGTGCAAGTCGAACTCGCTCTTCATGCTGCCCGGCGGCCTGACCACACCGCCCGGGATCACCTGGACGCCCGGCACCTCCAGAACGCTGCTGTCCACGTCGGCCGGCCTTCCCAGGTCGAAGACCCAGGCGCCGGGCTTGACGTGCTCGGCGTAGAGCACCGGGTCCGGGTCGGAGGTGGCGGTAAAGACCAGATCGCAGGCGGCGCAGTCGGCTACGCTGGCGCTCGTCTTGACGGTGGTCGTCGGGTGCTTTTTACGCAGGGTGGCGGCGCTGCGCTCCAGGCGGGCCAGATCACGGCCTACCAAGACCAGTTCGGCGACCTCGGCGGCGAGAACCCGCGCCACCCCAAAGGCGACCACGCCGCCGGCACCGACCACCGCGGCACTGGCGCGCTTCAAGGAGCCGCCCTGCGCCCTAAAGCGCCGGAGCAGCTCGGGCACGGCCGCCTTGACCGAGGCCGCGGTGTAGGCGCCGCCGTTGGTGATGTGGATCTGCGGCACGGCGTCCTGCACGTCCTGGCCCTTGTTGCCGACGGTGGACCAAAAGGCGCCCAGGCCAAAGGCCTCCGCGCCCAGCTCATAGGCCAAGCGCGCACCCTGAATGGCCATGGCCGTGGCCTGCTCGGGACGCGCCCGAATCTGGTCGGGCAGCATTGGGCCGGAGATGATCAGCACGCAGAGTTCGCGGCCGTCGGCGAGTTCGATGCCGCGCAGCTTGGCGTGGGCCAGGGGCCGCATGCGCGGCAAGAACCAGCGGATGACGCCCTCGCTCAGGAGCCCGCGCTCGTAGAGCGGCCCCATCCAGCGCAGGCTGCCGGGCTGCCAGACGTCCTTTAGGGCGAGCGCGTGAATCATAAAGGCAGCGTAGACCACCCTGGGGTCGCGGCCGCGCACGGGCGGGCTGTCGCCGAGCCTGGGCTCGGTGCCGTCGACGATGCGCGCCAGGCCGACCTTGTGGCGCCACAGCGCCAAGCCGAAGAGCAGGCCCGTCGCCCACATCGCCCCCAGAGGCTGGCCGCTCAGGGCCATCAGCAGGGGCAAGGCCAGCAGGCTCGTCAGCGTCGCCAAGGTCACGAAGCCGGTATAGGCCAGCAGGGCCGAGTAGAGAAGCACGGGCGCGACCACCACGAAGAGCGGCACCCCGGAAAAGGCCCAGAGGCCCGCCAGGACGCCGAGGATGACGCCGTTGCCGCGCCCGCGCGGCAGCGAGCTCTGGTCGATGAGCGGCAGCGGCAAGAGGTGCCCGGCGTAGACGCCCAAAGCCGCCCAGGGACTGCCCAAAAAGAGCGCCACCGCGCCAAAGGCCTTGAGGATGTCGAGGGCAAAGGAGGCAAAGGCGACGGGGGCGCCGACAAAGCGCAGGAGGTTTTCGACACCCAGGTTGTGCGCGTTCATGTCGCGCGCGTCGTAGCCCGTCATCCACTTGACGAGGCGGCTGCCCAGGGGCAGCGAGCCGATCAGATAGGCGGCGATGAGGGCGGCGAGGTCGAGCATCAGCCGC
This window harbors:
- a CDS encoding 50S ribosomal protein L11 methyltransferase encodes the protein MRAAFHLPGSFESRDAETLLLWEAGCRGLEERDGAVIAYFDEQVELPLAGEWRGVDEVDWLAKYYAELKPLRSGRLLVSPTHCLVEAGPGERLLRLDPGMAFGTGHHLTTQLALRALEALELAGKAVLDVGSGSGILAIAADLLGAEDALGIDIDPATVSVARSNRALNRSAARFREGVLDSGVADASADVVVANLFAELHAELAPDYRRVLRPGGVLLATGILEARLGLVLNALGEHFSEVASEPQDGWALVTARP
- a CDS encoding ABC transporter ATP-binding protein, translated to MLELNGVETAYGSSQVLFGVSLTVGEREVVGLLGRNGMGKTTTVRAIMGLTPPRAGSILFAGRAIHRAPPYVIARLGIGLVPEGRQVFPNLSVQENLVATARNPFGRKDPWTLGRVYALFPALDARRSNMGNQLSGGEQQMLAIGRALLTNPRLLILDEATEGLAPLLRAEIWRSIRLLKEGGQAILVIDSNLRELLKVTDRNTILEKGRIVWTGDSDELEAQPELKTRYLGI
- a CDS encoding ABC transporter ATP-binding protein, encoding MATRDLSLRLHHGRIHALIGPNGAGKTTALAQLSGELRPDRGRVLVDGQDITGLDMARRAKLGIARSFQITAVLEGFTALENVALAVQARSSHHFRFWRDARRERALSEPARRLLERVGLGDKAETPAASLSHGQKRQLEVAMALATEPRVLLLDEPMAGMGPSETAAMTELIRAVKADHAVLLVEHDMAVVFALADEVSVLVYGSVIASGTPQEVRASPEARRAYLKG
- a CDS encoding branched-chain amino acid ABC transporter permease, whose protein sequence is MRRHGFTLAVLLLLGVAPLIAEAAGERFLVSALARVAIYGLAALSLNFILGYGGLVSFGHAAFLGVGAYTVGILSYHAFYGEPVLGFTSEALFNQALFVWPLAMFVSALFALLIGVISLRTRGVYFIMITLAFAQMLYFFALTLRRYGGEDGLALWWGPNAFGTLDLSDRMLFFYVAYGLLVLWVFLFHRIVHSRFGRVLRGLKSNELRMRALGYRPLPYRLAAFCIAGAVGGLAGAMLANLSEFVSPGVMHWSRSGQLMVMVIMGGMNTLVGPVVGAGAFLLMEEALIAYTEHWGLFLGPILILIVLFAKRGLAGLFSRDD
- a CDS encoding branched-chain amino acid ABC transporter permease, with translation MLLFTEQVLNGVQLGVTLLLMASGLTLIFGIMNLINLAHGSLYMTGAFVAASVTAATGNFLWGLLAGVAAAGVVGMLIEFTIMRRLYRRDHLDQVLATFGLILFFNELVRVTWGRPPLRLDVPPWLAGSVELIPGVPYPVYRLAVIAVGALVMLLLYGLVQKTKLGMWIRAGASNREMVGALGVNIASLYTVVFGLGALLAGLAGIMAAPFTAVQSGMGETILILTFVVIVIGGIGSIRGAVVGSLLVGLTDTLGRVYLPTLLSVALSPSDANAVGSSLASMSIYILMAVVLALKPSGLFGEGIK
- a CDS encoding glycerol-3-phosphate acyltransferase, encoding MLDLAALIAAYLIGSLPLGSRLVKWMTGYDARDMNAHNLGVENLLRFVGAPVAFASFALDILKAFGAVALFLGSPWAALGVYAGHLLPLPLIDQSSLPRGRGNGVILGVLAGLWAFSGVPLFVVVAPVLLYSALLAYTGFVTLATLTSLLALPLLMALSGQPLGAMWATGLLFGLALWRHKVGLARIVDGTEPRLGDSPPVRGRDPRVVYAAFMIHALALKDVWQPGSLRWMGPLYERGLLSEGVIRWFLPRMRPLAHAKLRGIELADGRELCVLIISGPMLPDQIRARPEQATAMAIQGARLAYELGAEAFGLGAFWSTVGNKGQDVQDAVPQIHITNGGAYTAASVKAAVPELLRRFRAQGGSLKRASAAVVGAGGVVAFGVARVLAAEVAELVLVGRDLARLERSAATLRKKHPTTTVKTSASVADCAACDLVFTATSDPDPVLYAEHVKPGAWVFDLGRPADVDSSVLEVPGVQVIPGGVVRPPGSMKSEFDLHFGDGLIPACMAETMIMTATREFGRKSLGPVTKTANLGFYLREGKRLGFEIVTWDERVAVLSEVA
- a CDS encoding 16S rRNA (uracil(1498)-N(3))-methyltransferase, producing the protein MRVRRVYLPELAAGERLLVGPDAHHLSRVLRLRPGDAVRAFDGEGVEADGRVMSIAEVAVALELEAPVETTRESPLEVTLAVALLKGDKMSDVVRHGTELGAARFIPVLTSRCDVRVLSANKLRRWRRVAQEAGKQSGRAVVPEVTELVALEELRGEEALVADPRAATSLTELALPGAGPLLVLTGPEGGLTGAELELLTQEGFRPVRLGPRILRAETAPVALLSALLLPEAR